One Enterobacteriaceae endosymbiont of Donacia fulgens genomic window carries:
- a CDS encoding prephenate dehydratase domain-containing protein — MLKIIKKNIYNNKKNIIINDNINNFIKKKKFQHNFLKKKNFYKSIAFLGPMGSYSHLATLFYIKKNFFKKTFLNISCHNFTEIFFFIKNKFINLAIVPIYNNCTGLIKEVSILLKKNYFLFIKNSFFLPIQHCLVSSKKNIILNKIEKIFSHAEPLNQCSIFINKHPQWELKYCSSSSLAMKLIKFSSSEKSAAIGNKISAKLYNLYILKNKISNIINNKTNFLVLEKF; from the coding sequence ATGTTAAAAATAATTAAGAAAAATATTTATAATAATAAAAAAAATATTATTATAAATGATAATATCAATAATTTTATAAAAAAAAAAAAATTTCAACATAATTTTTTAAAAAAGAAAAATTTTTATAAAAGTATTGCTTTTTTAGGCCCTATGGGAAGTTACTCACATTTAGCTACATTATTTTATATTAAGAAAAATTTTTTTAAAAAAACTTTTCTTAATATAAGTTGTCATAATTTTACAGAAATTTTTTTTTTTATTAAAAATAAATTTATTAATTTAGCTATAGTACCAATATATAATAATTGTACTGGGTTAATTAAAGAAGTATCTATATTATTAAAAAAAAACTATTTTTTATTCATAAAAAATAGTTTTTTCTTACCAATACAACATTGTCTAGTTTCATCTAAAAAAAATATAATTTTAAATAAAATAGAAAAAATTTTTAGTCATGCAGAACCATTAAACCAATGTAGTATATTTATTAATAAACATCCTCAATGGGAATTAAAATATTGTTCAAGCTCTTCTTTAGCAATGAAACTAATTAAATTTAGTTCATCTGAAAAATCAGCAGCAATAGGTAATAAAATATCTGCAAAATTATATAATTTATATATTTTAAAAAATAAAATATCTAATATTATAAATAATAAAACTAATTTTTTAGTTTTAGAAAAATTTTAA